The DNA region TTGATTGCCTATGCCAACCGGCTCGGTGGGAGTCTCCCAGGGCTGAAGGCGATACTGGACGGACCGCTGGCAGGTCTGTTTAGTGGCGTGCACCTGCTGCCGTTCTTCCCGCCCTTCGACGGGGCTGATGCAGGATTCGATCCTGTCGACCACAGTGAGGTCGATCCCCGGCTCGGCACCTGGCACGACATCGCCGCGATCGCAGACGGACACGAGGTCATGGTCGACCTGATCGTCAATCACGTGTCGGCTGCATCGCCACCGTTCCTCGACTGGCTGGCGCACGGCAGTTCGTCGGACTTCGCACGCATGTTCTTGACCTATGACGGTGTGTTTCCCAACGGTGCGACGGAGGAGACCTTGATGCGTCTCTACCGCCCGCGACCCGGTCTCCCGTTCAGTCCGTACACCCTCGCCGATGGCACCAAGCGCCTCGTCTGGACCACGTTCACCGCCAATCAGATCGATATCGATGTTCGTGAGCCGATCACCTGCGACTACCTGCAGAAGGTGCTTGACCGACTGGAAGGTGCCGGCGTACGTCGGGTCCGATTGGACGCTGTCGGCTATGCGCTGAAGACGCCGGGGTCGACCTCGTTCATGACGCCCGAGACCTTCGAGTTCATCGGCGAGATCACGCAGTGGTGTCGCGAACGTGAGTTGGAGGTCCTGGTCGAGGTTCACTCCTACTATCAGCAGCAGGTCGAGATCGCCAAGCAGGTCGACCGCGTCTACGACTTCGCGTTGCCGCCACTGATCCTCCACGCCCTCACCGCTGCCGATGCCGACCCTTTGCTTGCGTGGATGGCGATTCGGCCGCTCAATGCGGTGACCGTGCTCGACACTCATGACGGGATAGGGGTCATTGATGTCGGCGCCGACGCAGCGGACCGATCCAGGCTCGGGCTTCTCACTCCCGCGCAGATCGACCAACTGGTCGAGACCATGCACGACAACTCAGGTGGTACGTCCCGGCAGGCGACCGGGTCCGCCGCCGCCAACGTCGATCTCTATCAGGTCAACTGCACCTTCTACGACGCGCTCGGAGCTGACGACGACCGCTATCTCCTGGCGCGGGCGCTCCAGTTCTGGACGCCAGGCGTTCCGCAGATCTACTACGTCGGCCTGTTCGCTGGTCGCAACGATGTTGCACTGCTCGAGCGGACCGGAGTCGGTCGGGATATCAACCGGCACTACTACGCCTCGGCTGATATCGAGGATGAACTGCAGCGGCCAGTGGTCCAGGCGCTGGTGCACCTGATCCGCTTCCGCAACACTCATCCTGCCTTCGATGGTCAGTTCTCGGTGTCGGGAGGCGGGCGCCTGCTTTTGGCCGCGTGGCGGACGAGCGACGCGGTGGCCGAACTGCGCGCCGATCTGGCCACCGGCACCGGCACCGTGCGGTGGACCGCTGGTGGTGTGATGTGCGAAGCACCCCTGGATCGGCTTGGCGAGGGGATCGGCCGG from Microlunatus phosphovorus NM-1 includes:
- the gtfA gene encoding sucrose phosphorylase, with the translated sequence MSNQMELIAYANRLGGSLPGLKAILDGPLAGLFSGVHLLPFFPPFDGADAGFDPVDHSEVDPRLGTWHDIAAIADGHEVMVDLIVNHVSAASPPFLDWLAHGSSSDFARMFLTYDGVFPNGATEETLMRLYRPRPGLPFSPYTLADGTKRLVWTTFTANQIDIDVREPITCDYLQKVLDRLEGAGVRRVRLDAVGYALKTPGSTSFMTPETFEFIGEITQWCRERELEVLVEVHSYYQQQVEIAKQVDRVYDFALPPLILHALTAADADPLLAWMAIRPLNAVTVLDTHDGIGVIDVGADAADRSRLGLLTPAQIDQLVETMHDNSGGTSRQATGSAAANVDLYQVNCTFYDALGADDDRYLLARALQFWTPGVPQIYYVGLFAGRNDVALLERTGVGRDINRHYYASADIEDELQRPVVQALVHLIRFRNTHPAFDGQFSVSGGGRLLLAAWRTSDAVAELRADLATGTGTVRWTAGGVMCEAPLDRLGEGIGR